A stretch of Pseudoalteromonas sp. A25 DNA encodes these proteins:
- a CDS encoding sensor histidine kinase codes for MFKYPLSSLVTVLLTWAAVAIPSVFDASRLDVSLIEYVLHSLVIVFTLLVINESTRYGYTFRYCLLTFLFLSIAYLMFLVPFSIILIYSVMYCSILAFYAPTRLCYAYIFVSNGLFLLAHALYWQTGWQWASVGMFMAFHFFALVMTQRMISERSAKEELALSNAKLEATQNLLRNAAAQSERLRLARDLHDEVGHALTSLIINLDIARRTCTPEQQTQLQACYKQAKQALATTRTIVSDKRNDSDFDLVQSLTQLCERTPRVAVHLEVDSEVAQVQLDTAQCLLKCVQEAITNTLKHAPTATDMNITLYRKSAHLALCIKDNGILKETVVLGNGLKGMQERVTQLKGQLDIDTSKQGLTLTIRVPYE; via the coding sequence GTGTTTAAGTATCCACTTAGTTCGTTGGTTACCGTCCTATTAACTTGGGCCGCAGTGGCTATTCCAAGTGTATTTGATGCCTCTAGGCTCGACGTGAGTCTAATTGAATACGTGCTTCACTCTTTAGTCATCGTGTTCACCTTATTAGTGATCAACGAATCTACCCGCTATGGCTACACATTTCGTTACTGCTTACTCACTTTTTTATTTTTATCAATTGCTTATTTGATGTTTCTCGTGCCGTTTAGCATCATTTTAATTTATAGCGTGATGTACTGCTCAATACTCGCGTTTTATGCACCTACTCGACTTTGTTACGCTTATATCTTTGTCAGTAATGGTCTTTTTTTGCTAGCACATGCACTTTATTGGCAAACTGGTTGGCAATGGGCCAGTGTTGGCATGTTCATGGCGTTTCATTTTTTTGCTTTGGTCATGACACAACGCATGATCAGTGAACGCAGCGCAAAAGAAGAGCTTGCCCTGAGCAACGCAAAATTAGAAGCCACACAAAATCTGCTGCGCAATGCCGCAGCGCAAAGTGAACGGCTGCGTTTAGCACGAGATTTACACGATGAAGTCGGACACGCTTTAACATCGCTCATCATCAACTTAGATATTGCCAGAAGAACATGCACGCCCGAGCAACAGACACAATTGCAAGCCTGCTACAAACAAGCTAAACAAGCACTGGCAACAACACGCACTATTGTTAGCGACAAGCGAAATGATAGTGACTTTGACTTAGTCCAAAGTTTAACCCAACTGTGCGAGCGAACCCCCAGAGTTGCAGTGCACCTAGAGGTGGACTCAGAAGTTGCGCAGGTACAACTCGACACAGCACAATGCCTATTAAAATGTGTTCAAGAAGCCATTACTAATACGCTAAAACACGCCCCTACTGCAACGGATATGAACATTACGCTATACAGAAAAAGCGCTCACCTAGCGCTATGTATTAAGGACAATGGCATCTTAAAAGAGACAGTTGTGCTTGGCAATGGGCTCAAAGGCATGCAAGAGCGAGTAACACAACTAAAGGGCCAGCTAGATATCGACACCTCTAAGCAAGGTTTAACCTTAACCATACGAGTACCTTATGAATAA
- a CDS encoding response regulator, which translates to MNKIKIHLVDDQPLIRQGMRSLLQLTDTLDVTGESSSGNTFLAQLSDNKIDADVVLLDMRMNDGSGLEVLNAPIAQQSVLKFLILTTFNENDFLLGGMEAGASGYLLKDVSLEELVDAIKRVHAGEIVLQNELTQQLLKAKRQPQHTLDEPLTEKEQQILALMVSGLSNKEIATHIFKAEGTVRNHVSNILAKLQVRDRTQAILKTLELGLLNE; encoded by the coding sequence ATGAATAAAATAAAAATACACTTAGTGGATGACCAACCTCTGATCAGACAAGGTATGCGCTCGCTGTTACAACTCACCGACACCCTTGACGTAACGGGTGAATCAAGCAGCGGTAACACGTTTTTAGCCCAGCTGTCAGATAACAAAATTGACGCAGACGTTGTTTTGCTAGACATGCGTATGAACGACGGCAGCGGCTTAGAGGTGCTCAACGCACCAATAGCACAACAAAGCGTGCTTAAATTTTTAATATTAACGACCTTTAACGAAAACGACTTTTTGCTAGGCGGCATGGAGGCAGGCGCAAGCGGTTATTTGCTCAAAGATGTGTCGCTCGAAGAGCTAGTGGATGCTATTAAACGCGTTCATGCTGGTGAAATTGTGTTGCAAAACGAGCTCACACAACAACTTTTAAAGGCCAAGCGCCAGCCACAACACACACTAGACGAGCCACTCACAGAAAAAGAGCAACAAATTTTGGCACTGATGGTATCGGGCTTATCAAACAAAGAAATAGCCACACACATATTTAAAGCAGAAGGCACTGTACGCAACCATGTATCGAATATTTTAGCGAAGCTGCAAGTACGTGATAGAACCCAAGCCATATTAAAAACACTGGAATTAGGGCTCTTAAACGAATAA
- a CDS encoding LysE family translocator, which produces MELESWLSFCAIALLATATPGPAALLVSIHSVSFGFKYSLATIVGNISALFVMSAVSILGLSALVSYSAIGFTVLRAIGAVYLIYLGIRLWKSGVKINSPIKNLNEQTSVTSLYVQGLLVALTNPKAIIFTTALFPQFITLKAPLLIQFSILVSTFMGLSLICLSVYSFFASQAKTKISKSISGSFLGKLFGGTFIGAGCYLASNSR; this is translated from the coding sequence GTGGAATTAGAAAGTTGGTTGTCGTTTTGTGCTATAGCACTTCTTGCTACGGCAACACCTGGCCCAGCCGCATTACTTGTGTCTATTCACAGTGTTTCATTTGGTTTTAAATACTCTCTTGCCACTATTGTTGGAAATATCTCAGCGCTGTTTGTGATGTCAGCTGTATCTATTCTTGGTCTTAGTGCACTGGTATCTTATTCCGCTATTGGCTTTACTGTACTAAGAGCGATTGGTGCGGTTTATCTGATCTATCTTGGCATAAGGTTATGGAAATCTGGAGTCAAAATTAACTCACCGATAAAAAACCTCAACGAACAAACCTCTGTAACTTCTTTGTATGTTCAAGGTTTGTTGGTGGCATTAACAAACCCTAAGGCTATCATTTTCACCACTGCACTATTTCCTCAGTTTATTACACTGAAAGCGCCTCTGTTAATTCAATTTTCAATATTAGTTTCTACATTCATGGGGTTATCTTTAATTTGCCTTTCTGTTTACTCATTCTTTGCAAGCCAGGCAAAAACAAAGATCAGCAAAAGTATTTCGGGTAGCTTTTTAGGCAAACTATTCGGTGGTACTTTTATCGGTGCTGGGTGCTATTTAGCATCAAATAGCAGGTAG
- a CDS encoding GNAT family N-acetyltransferase gives MQVRQYRVSDLEAVLDSWEVATRLAHDFMTDEFIAQERKNIAEIYLPNTDTWVAQIGGDVKGFIALMGNEVGAIFLQPDYHGRGIGKALMDKAQELHGNLEVEVFKANSIGRNFYSKYGFEYQEEKFHEPTGQQVLRLKFTANKFKHSDGAKAVNG, from the coding sequence GTGCAAGTACGACAATATAGGGTGTCAGATTTAGAAGCGGTTCTTGATTCATGGGAAGTAGCCACTCGTTTAGCTCATGATTTTATGACAGATGAGTTCATAGCACAGGAGCGCAAGAACATTGCTGAGATATATCTACCGAATACTGATACATGGGTTGCGCAAATAGGTGGAGATGTAAAAGGATTTATTGCACTTATGGGCAACGAGGTGGGGGCAATATTTCTCCAACCTGATTATCACGGCAGAGGGATCGGCAAAGCATTAATGGATAAAGCGCAGGAACTACATGGCAACCTGGAGGTCGAGGTTTTCAAGGCAAACAGTATTGGTCGTAACTTTTATTCAAAGTATGGTTTTGAGTACCAAGAAGAAAAGTTTCATGAACCAACAGGGCAGCAAGTATTACGTCTAAAGTTTACTGCTAACAAATTTAAGCACTCGGATGGTGCAAAAGCCGTTAATGGGTGA
- a CDS encoding MAPEG family protein — MDFIVPYNITVLVMGLSGLLIWLQLAVVDVAAIMAKHTPGYAIAEDHRSFLFRAHRAFANTNESIGVFILFALFSILSLASPEWLNGFALLYLSGRVAHMLFYYFGQKLLRSTGFAISYIALLGMFGTGLFAWLNVSS, encoded by the coding sequence ATGGACTTTATTGTGCCTTACAATATAACGGTGCTTGTAATGGGGCTGTCGGGTTTGTTGATTTGGCTTCAACTGGCCGTGGTTGACGTTGCTGCAATTATGGCCAAACATACTCCTGGGTATGCAATTGCAGAAGATCATCGTAGTTTTTTATTTCGTGCCCACCGAGCGTTTGCAAATACTAATGAAAGCATAGGAGTGTTCATTTTATTTGCGCTGTTTTCTATTTTATCTTTGGCTTCCCCCGAATGGTTAAATGGCTTTGCGTTGTTATATTTGTCTGGTCGCGTTGCGCATATGCTGTTTTATTATTTTGGTCAAAAGTTACTGCGAAGTACCGGATTTGCAATTAGCTATATTGCGTTACTTGGCATGTTTGGTACGGGTTTATTCGCTTGGCTGAATGTATCAAGTTAA
- a CDS encoding winged helix-turn-helix domain-containing protein, with product MAQQYWVGDFFVDVSRNQITKKEQAQTIAPKALSVLTYLAKNQGKVVSQDELLDAVWQGTIVSPNTLQRSIAQLRKVLGDDGKEQVYIKTHAKKGYSLECNVQWQAGKLQVSSANHSQSEKGLPNAQNDNKKATKPRAVATIFILFLITITAVGYHFWTNSQTPTLTISQIRALTATDNKESSGIYSHDGQFIIFHRFSEQACINNIWAKNIKTQQEFQLTKDLGVYSSHSLSPDGKKLTFISMGDCEEPVLQKKCYKLVSLDFNEALKGPLSPTVLMECKSSEIRNPIWLSNDNIALMHKSADSWKLVNYSVSNNSSEVIYEVENGSVTDYDFSVKKGLIALMSVHQDGQYYIEMLKPNGDVISSNRVQYPEQIGKFRYIYPNFSSLERQLIFSTGKRLFTISTDGKVQSISLPLDQPIGSPKVHPSGGKMLAIKGYYDSDVISVPIADYATLNLDRDSLKERVMHRSNVSEDNAKFQPGGEHIAFTSVRSGERQVWLSDGNSAWQLSQFPLDTYIFSIEWAQDGQSILVNADKELVQLFLDGTERKFALPHSVDKLFQWDSENQTALSLIWLNGAYRLAEIDLPKPSNSVVYDKSAVWAQKSASGSLIYTDLLGRFWQPGPVEDTLISELNGQGSEKRFVITGETIIGINDDLQLWSYSLDNAYFEVVGNAPSNIDFLTDTDGDQLLMSIQIASKKEVVELTFTH from the coding sequence ATGGCGCAACAATATTGGGTTGGCGATTTTTTTGTTGACGTATCAAGAAATCAGATAACTAAAAAAGAGCAAGCGCAAACAATTGCGCCAAAGGCGCTAAGCGTACTGACCTACTTGGCTAAAAATCAAGGTAAGGTGGTAAGCCAAGATGAATTATTAGACGCTGTTTGGCAAGGTACCATTGTCTCTCCTAATACTTTGCAGCGTAGTATTGCCCAGCTTAGAAAAGTGTTGGGTGATGATGGTAAAGAGCAAGTTTACATAAAAACTCATGCCAAAAAGGGTTATAGCTTGGAGTGCAATGTGCAATGGCAAGCGGGTAAACTGCAAGTCAGCTCAGCTAATCATAGTCAATCAGAAAAGGGCCTACCTAACGCTCAAAACGATAATAAGAAAGCGACTAAACCACGCGCTGTTGCTACCATTTTTATACTGTTTTTAATCACGATAACTGCTGTTGGTTATCATTTTTGGACCAACAGTCAAACTCCTACACTCACAATTTCACAAATTCGAGCGTTGACAGCAACCGACAATAAAGAAAGTTCAGGAATTTACTCTCATGACGGGCAGTTTATTATTTTTCATCGTTTTTCGGAGCAAGCCTGTATTAATAATATTTGGGCGAAAAATATTAAAACCCAGCAAGAGTTTCAGCTAACCAAAGATTTGGGCGTATATAGTAGCCATAGCTTGTCTCCCGATGGTAAAAAGTTAACGTTCATTTCTATGGGTGATTGCGAGGAGCCTGTACTTCAGAAAAAGTGCTACAAACTGGTAAGCTTAGATTTTAACGAGGCGTTAAAGGGTCCACTTTCTCCAACCGTGCTGATGGAATGCAAATCATCTGAAATTCGCAACCCAATTTGGCTCTCAAACGATAATATCGCATTGATGCACAAAAGTGCTGATAGTTGGAAGCTTGTTAACTATTCAGTCTCAAATAATAGTAGTGAAGTTATTTACGAGGTTGAAAATGGCAGTGTGACTGACTATGACTTTTCAGTTAAAAAGGGGCTGATTGCGCTCATGAGTGTTCATCAAGATGGCCAATACTATATAGAAATGCTAAAGCCGAATGGCGACGTGATCTCGAGCAACCGCGTTCAATATCCAGAGCAGATCGGCAAATTTAGATATATTTATCCAAACTTTTCATCTTTAGAGCGGCAGCTTATCTTCAGCACGGGTAAACGGCTTTTTACAATATCAACAGACGGAAAAGTCCAAAGCATTAGTTTGCCACTGGATCAACCTATCGGCTCACCAAAAGTACATCCTAGTGGGGGCAAGATGCTGGCAATTAAGGGCTATTACGATAGCGATGTTATATCTGTACCAATAGCTGATTACGCGACATTAAATTTGGACAGAGATTCATTAAAAGAAAGGGTGATGCATCGTTCAAATGTCTCTGAAGATAACGCTAAATTTCAGCCTGGTGGAGAGCATATTGCTTTTACTTCTGTGCGTTCAGGGGAGCGACAGGTATGGCTCTCTGATGGCAACAGTGCTTGGCAGCTCAGCCAGTTTCCACTCGACACCTATATATTCTCAATTGAGTGGGCGCAAGATGGGCAAAGTATTTTAGTCAATGCAGATAAAGAACTGGTGCAGCTGTTTTTAGATGGCACAGAACGCAAATTTGCCCTGCCGCACTCTGTTGATAAGCTCTTTCAATGGGATAGCGAAAATCAAACAGCTTTGTCTTTGATATGGTTGAATGGAGCGTATCGATTGGCTGAGATAGATTTACCCAAGCCCAGTAACAGCGTTGTTTATGATAAGTCAGCAGTTTGGGCGCAAAAATCGGCGAGTGGCTCACTGATTTACACCGACTTGCTCGGACGGTTTTGGCAACCAGGGCCTGTTGAAGATACACTGATCAGTGAGCTTAACGGCCAAGGTAGCGAGAAACGTTTTGTAATAACTGGTGAAACAATTATTGGTATAAATGATGATTTGCAGCTGTGGTCTTACTCTTTAGATAATGCGTATTTTGAAGTGGTGGGCAATGCACCAAGCAATATAGATTTTTTAACCGATACTGATGGCGACCAGCTGCTGATGAGCATTCAAATTGCTTCAAAAAAAGAAGTGGTTGAATTAACATTTACTCACTAA
- a CDS encoding putative bifunctional diguanylate cyclase/phosphodiesterase, protein MDLSVSRFYNLQSSEQRYQYTLSTLYKRLHANHCIMGKFINEGSQVKTLHYLHDGQVAKNFVYDLADTPCCDAKELDCVCAFEQNLQTLYPQDELLQLFNINGYLGVTLRAPDHKPIGILVCMFENPAVLHEQDKLWFAEIGCIVATELSHNLEMSAKELILKQLANGERIAKLSSWTWYIGQDLHWFSQEMCSLLNNDSDEVSFDDFLSHLRIDDKQRVTSQLELIKQGKIDHFDILVCHKQMSTTQGLFHIVGEVELSTEHLNERILRATVQDVTYTSSLSRQLELTNVVFENASEAFMITDHRNKIMMVNRAFEEQTGYSAAELYGEDPGILSSGKQTKQFYQQMWQQFRQTGVWKGEIYNRRKDGQVFPEELTLSTVKGVDGKVINYVAIFRDISDWKRNEAQLTFYANHEALTGLLNRRSFMHNLEKQLTKYFRLHDMCLIFIGLDRFKEVNDIFGPEIGDRVLIAVADRLQNTLRRKDMASRYGGDEFALLVLQKTISEAISHAQELKRLLSEPYYIEDLTIELTVSIGVAYLNAGEYLAGSTLVKNAAHALSNAKKLGRSRVALHDEAIQNAYLNKIKLRDKLKKALKVGALQVYYQPVVSVKTGRIAKFEALIRWFDEELGAISPASFIPIAEEFGLIHLIGQYVLETSCCDLAMLHKAGFKQVSFSINRSINEFKASNNQTELIPAAIERAGLPYSAITIEVTESMAANKYTWQVLESLSELGVTIALDDFCTGYSSLSNLIENQVDYVKIDKSFVDSMGVDHNKQVMVKCLIDLSSQLGIKVIAEGVEHQEQQQMLADFGCHLIQGYIHSPAKPIQACLQMLKEEEQAAVADFVD, encoded by the coding sequence ATGGATTTGTCTGTTAGTCGTTTTTACAATTTGCAAAGTAGTGAACAAAGGTATCAATACACCTTAAGTACGCTTTATAAACGCTTGCATGCAAATCATTGCATAATGGGGAAATTTATAAATGAAGGCTCCCAAGTTAAAACGCTTCATTATTTACATGATGGACAAGTTGCAAAAAACTTTGTTTATGATTTGGCCGACACACCTTGCTGTGATGCAAAAGAGTTAGACTGCGTATGCGCTTTTGAACAGAACTTGCAAACCCTTTATCCTCAAGACGAATTACTGCAATTATTCAACATTAATGGTTATTTAGGTGTCACGCTAAGAGCACCAGATCATAAGCCTATAGGTATTTTGGTTTGCATGTTTGAAAATCCCGCTGTGTTGCATGAACAAGACAAACTATGGTTTGCAGAAATTGGTTGTATTGTCGCCACTGAGCTTAGTCATAATCTTGAAATGTCCGCTAAAGAGTTAATTTTAAAGCAACTGGCAAATGGCGAGCGAATCGCAAAGTTAAGTTCATGGACTTGGTATATCGGGCAAGATTTACATTGGTTTAGTCAAGAGATGTGCAGCTTGTTGAACAACGACAGCGATGAGGTCTCATTTGATGATTTTTTATCTCACCTGCGTATTGATGATAAGCAAAGAGTCACTTCTCAGTTGGAGCTTATCAAACAAGGCAAGATTGATCATTTCGATATCTTGGTTTGTCATAAACAAATGAGCACAACTCAGGGGTTGTTTCATATTGTAGGGGAGGTTGAGCTTAGCACCGAGCATTTAAATGAGCGAATATTACGGGCGACTGTGCAAGATGTCACTTATACCTCTTCACTGAGCCGGCAATTAGAGTTAACGAATGTGGTGTTCGAAAATGCTTCAGAAGCATTTATGATCACCGATCATCGCAATAAAATTATGATGGTGAATCGCGCATTTGAGGAGCAAACGGGATATAGCGCTGCCGAGCTATATGGGGAAGATCCAGGGATTTTGTCATCTGGTAAGCAGACTAAACAATTTTACCAACAAATGTGGCAACAATTTAGGCAAACCGGAGTGTGGAAAGGGGAAATTTATAACCGAAGAAAAGACGGACAGGTATTCCCTGAAGAGCTTACCTTAAGCACAGTAAAGGGGGTTGATGGTAAGGTTATCAATTATGTGGCGATATTTAGAGATATTTCGGATTGGAAGCGAAATGAAGCGCAACTGACTTTTTATGCCAACCATGAAGCATTAACTGGGCTGCTGAATCGGCGCAGCTTTATGCATAATTTAGAAAAGCAGCTAACTAAATATTTTCGGCTTCATGATATGTGTTTGATTTTCATTGGCTTAGATCGCTTTAAAGAAGTGAATGATATTTTTGGACCAGAAATAGGTGATAGAGTTTTAATAGCCGTTGCAGATAGATTACAAAACACACTGAGAAGAAAAGACATGGCGAGTCGCTATGGTGGTGACGAATTTGCATTACTAGTGCTACAAAAAACAATCTCAGAGGCTATTTCCCATGCACAAGAGTTAAAACGATTACTAAGCGAGCCTTACTACATTGAAGATCTGACCATTGAACTGACTGTGAGTATTGGCGTTGCATATCTTAATGCAGGGGAGTACTTGGCTGGCTCTACCTTGGTAAAAAATGCTGCACACGCGTTGAGCAATGCGAAAAAGCTGGGTCGCTCTCGGGTCGCTTTACATGACGAAGCCATTCAAAACGCCTATCTCAATAAAATTAAGCTCAGAGATAAACTCAAAAAAGCACTCAAAGTAGGCGCGTTACAAGTTTATTATCAGCCAGTCGTGAGTGTAAAAACCGGTAGAATTGCAAAATTTGAAGCCTTGATCCGGTGGTTTGACGAAGAGTTAGGTGCCATTTCGCCCGCGAGCTTTATTCCTATTGCGGAAGAGTTTGGCCTAATTCACTTAATTGGACAGTATGTACTTGAAACGAGCTGTTGCGATCTAGCTATGCTGCATAAAGCGGGGTTTAAGCAAGTTAGCTTTTCTATTAATCGCTCAATAAATGAATTTAAAGCAAGTAACAATCAAACTGAGCTTATTCCAGCAGCGATAGAGCGTGCAGGTTTACCATATAGTGCAATTACCATTGAAGTGACAGAATCGATGGCAGCAAACAAGTACACGTGGCAGGTATTAGAGTCGCTTAGTGAATTAGGCGTAACAATAGCGTTAGATGATTTTTGTACGGGCTACTCTTCGTTAAGCAACCTAATTGAGAACCAAGTTGATTATGTGAAAATTGATAAATCATTTGTAGATAGCATGGGGGTAGATCATAACAAGCAAGTGATGGTCAAATGCTTGATAGATTTGAGCTCTCAATTAGGTATTAAAGTGATTGCAGAAGGCGTTGAGCACCAAGAGCAGCAGCAAATGTTAGCTGATTTTGGTTGTCATTTAATACAAGGGTATATTCATAGCCCAGCAAAACCGATCCAAGCATGCTTACAAATGCTTAAGGAAGAAGAGCAAGCAGCAGTAGCTGATTTTGTTGACTAA
- a CDS encoding LysE family translocator, whose translation MNIEFYLGYCVVIIALLLSPGPSVLLCINNGIHYGKKKATFGVLGNVAAFQLLLILSATGAGAVLLASSALLTALKVGGATYLCYLGVKSIRSPVTRIDMKKAHRPLSKQGAIIFKQAFWVTSLNPKALLFVCALLPQFIDSSKALVPQVVMLCLTSAVIHFVIYFGYAALANSVRDALDNESGRSLYNKLSGFIFIAFGVFLFLSNYAD comes from the coding sequence ATGAACATTGAATTTTACTTGGGCTATTGTGTAGTGATTATTGCGCTATTGTTGTCGCCTGGTCCCTCGGTACTACTTTGCATAAACAATGGGATCCATTATGGAAAAAAGAAAGCAACGTTTGGGGTATTGGGTAATGTGGCGGCGTTTCAGCTGTTGTTGATTCTTAGCGCTACAGGGGCGGGAGCGGTGTTACTAGCATCTAGTGCGCTTTTAACGGCTTTAAAAGTTGGTGGTGCAACTTACTTGTGTTATTTGGGTGTAAAAAGTATTCGTTCACCCGTTACCCGCATTGATATGAAAAAAGCGCACAGGCCTTTGAGCAAACAAGGTGCAATTATCTTTAAGCAGGCATTTTGGGTGACTTCGTTAAACCCAAAAGCATTGCTTTTTGTTTGCGCATTACTCCCACAATTTATTGACAGTAGTAAAGCCTTAGTACCTCAGGTGGTGATGCTGTGTTTGACCAGTGCGGTGATCCACTTTGTGATTTATTTTGGTTATGCGGCTTTAGCAAACAGCGTAAGAGATGCTTTGGATAATGAGTCTGGTCGCAGTTTATATAACAAACTAAGTGGGTTCATATTTATTGCTTTTGGTGTGTTTTTGTTTTTGTCTAATTATGCGGATTAG
- a CDS encoding antibiotic biosynthesis monooxygenase family protein, with protein MIVVIFEVIPKAEGQQAYIDIAARLKSKLHAVEGFISVERFQSLANPSKLLSLSFWANEEAVKRWKRDFEHQAAQQEGKRTLFTSYRISVAHVMRDYSSHSNKLGLAQDEH; from the coding sequence TTGATAGTCGTTATTTTTGAAGTTATACCGAAAGCTGAAGGCCAACAAGCCTACATAGACATTGCGGCAAGGCTAAAAAGCAAATTACATGCAGTAGAAGGCTTTATCTCAGTTGAACGTTTTCAAAGCTTAGCTAACCCAAGTAAGCTCTTATCATTGTCATTTTGGGCGAATGAAGAGGCTGTTAAGAGGTGGAAACGTGACTTTGAACATCAAGCTGCACAACAAGAAGGAAAGCGCACGCTATTTACTAGCTACAGAATAAGCGTTGCTCATGTAATGCGTGACTATAGTAGCCACAGTAACAAGTTAGGCTTGGCACAAGATGAACATTGA
- a CDS encoding NIPSNAP family protein gives MKITCFIEYQIDPHKVHLFEQYAQNWGEIIPQSGGELVGYFLPHEGTSNVAYGLISFESLADYEAYRHTLRHSQLGGRNFDFAQSEQFIVSEKRTFLRAVPATYLLTKKGGCN, from the coding sequence TTGAAAATAACCTGTTTTATTGAATATCAAATTGACCCGCACAAAGTGCATTTATTTGAGCAATACGCCCAGAATTGGGGCGAAATTATTCCGCAAAGTGGAGGTGAGTTAGTGGGTTATTTCTTACCACATGAAGGAACAAGCAATGTTGCATATGGCTTAATTAGTTTCGAGTCTCTTGCTGATTATGAAGCATATCGACATACATTGCGTCATTCACAGCTAGGTGGCCGTAACTTTGATTTCGCACAAAGTGAACAGTTTATAGTGAGTGAAAAGCGTACCTTCTTAAGGGCCGTTCCAGCCACTTATTTACTAACAAAAAAAGGAGGCTGTAATTGA
- a CDS encoding ArsR/SmtB family transcription factor — protein MEPNIAYLGTLVGDSTRAKMLTALMSGKALTATELALEADITPQTASSHLMKLLEGELIVVRKQGRHKYFQLRDLQIAEFIEQMLSISASMSGSNITTGPKDNRLKRSRICYDHLAGELAVELFNTLINNELLIIEDTEQLKLTDPGLQFFTNIGFDASVANKSRRPLCKSCLDWSERRSHLAGYLGKWILSDVVTRQWASRDLDSRAIEFNAHGLQAFKKKYGIW, from the coding sequence GTGGAACCAAATATTGCCTACCTTGGAACGCTAGTTGGAGACTCAACTCGCGCTAAAATGCTGACAGCCCTCATGAGTGGTAAAGCCCTAACTGCGACCGAACTCGCGCTAGAAGCGGATATAACACCACAAACAGCAAGCAGCCACTTGATGAAGTTACTGGAAGGCGAACTGATTGTTGTTAGAAAACAAGGGCGGCATAAGTATTTTCAATTAAGAGATCTACAAATTGCTGAATTTATTGAGCAAATGCTAAGTATTAGTGCCTCAATGAGCGGTTCAAACATTACTACTGGGCCCAAAGACAATAGGCTAAAACGCTCGCGCATTTGTTATGACCACTTGGCAGGAGAGTTAGCCGTTGAGCTTTTTAATACACTAATAAATAATGAATTACTGATTATTGAAGATACAGAGCAACTAAAATTAACCGACCCTGGTTTACAGTTTTTTACCAATATTGGTTTTGATGCATCAGTCGCTAATAAAAGTCGCAGGCCACTATGTAAATCATGTTTAGACTGGAGTGAAAGGCGCAGTCATCTTGCAGGCTACCTTGGTAAGTGGATATTATCCGATGTAGTAACTCGCCAATGGGCAAGCCGAGACTTAGACTCGCGCGCAATCGAATTTAACGCTCATGGCTTACAGGCATTTAAAAAAAAGTATGGTATTTGGTAA